One window of Dysidea avara chromosome 11, odDysAvar1.4, whole genome shotgun sequence genomic DNA carries:
- the LOC136239181 gene encoding uncharacterized protein: MFTKTDHWSKQRAKVRNTIVTNNDHKSNLQAYQLTRPPIGPGVLFHTPEEVKSARYLGFPDCIGVTRVGTLAPVGEKDFNQYLCGELHSGLVRPYAPSDSRGYRKRLKEPSEYYKRAKLGFIYWCRDPVMVTYGRKKTFGAYKTVFGIGDAPRK; the protein is encoded by the exons ATGTTCACAAAGACTGATCACTGGTCTAAGCAACGTGCAAAGGTGAGGAATACAATAGTGACAAACAATGATCATAAAAGCAATTTACAGGCTTACCAGCTAACACGCCCGCCAATTGGACCAGGAGTGCTATTTCACACACCAGAAG AAGTAAAATCAGCAAGATATCTGGGATTTCCTGACTGTATTGGAGTGACTAGAGTTGGCACGTTGGCTCCTGTTGGTGAAAAAGATTTCAACCAATACCTGTGTGGAGAGCTTCACTCTGGACTGGTCAGACCATATGCACCTAGTGACTCACGTGGGTACAGAAAGCGGCTAAAGGAGCCATCAGAGTATTATAAAAGAGCAAAACTGGGATTTATCTACTGGTGTAGAGATCCTGTCATGGTCACATATG GGAGGAAGAAAACGTTTGGAGCATACAAGACAGTGTTTGGTATAGGAGATGCTCCTCGCAAGTAG
- the LOC136238699 gene encoding N-acetylglucosamine-6-sulfatase-like, which translates to MEVREGRLVYVSALLLLCLLSSINAIKPNIIFILTDDQDATANSLDYMPRLNKIMREGGTEFTQFYVSTGLCCPSRATILRGQYCHNTEIWDNGGMNNDTFLSGGFEKFRKLKLENSTVATLFQNGGYETMLCGKYINGYKDNHAHHVPKGWDHWQGMTDLSYFGPHVSVDGNLVNTSNSTYQTDYIRDQALEFLTKKRNKNKPFFLYLSPHAPHAPSLPAPRHANLFNNMTAPKNPSYNPDDDVQQQKPSWLKILPKLDQNQMDRLDEFYRNRLRAMLAVDEMLQNITDTLEKEEILDNTYIFYASDNGQHLGDYRLSAGKRQAYDTDVRVPFLVRGPGVMAGVKNNQLLQNVDFLPTWVELAGIKGPEDVKQQDGKSMVPLLTGDNSDEEFRTAAIIEMYGGSSGMNAQMYGKFKDFEGSRFWNNTYVAIRVTGSIPQLYSGSNYLFALWCTGEMELYNVTTDPYELKNTVGQLTTQEVMGLQELVVTLSKCVGSECYDMKQILNNVIINLEYRMNIGSSSSAQIPCHNPSDFPPDYSMDNLLRYIDDARYCYEDIEKCEKELFRYGLPFADEDIIPEHVLVAWKSHENRRQ; encoded by the coding sequence ATGGAAGTACGAGAGGGTCGATTGGTGTATGTCTCAGCATTATTGCTGTTGTGTCTTCTTTCCAGCATCAACGCTATAAAGCCCAACATTATTTTTATCCTAACGGACGATCAAGATGCAACGGCTAACTCTCTCGACTACATGCCACGCCTCAACAAGATCATGCGCGAGGGTGGCACCGAGTTCACGCAATTCTACGTCTCCACTGGACTATGTTGTCCAAGTAGGGCTACTATCCTACGTGGACAATACTGCCATAACACAGAAATATGGGACAATGGCGGTATGAACAATGACACATTTCTCAGTGGAGGATTTGAGAAGTTCAGAAAACTTAAACTGGAGAACTCCACAGTTGCCACACTATTTCAAAATGGAGGCTATGAGACTATGTTGTGTGGAAAATACATTAATGGTTATAAAGATAACCATGCTCATCATGTACCTAAAGGATGGGACCACTGGCAAGGAATGACCGATCTGTCATACTTCGGTCCACATGTATCGGTTGATGGTAACCTTGTCAACACTTCAAATAGTACATACCAAACAGACTATATCAGAGATCAAGCACTTGAGTTTCTTACTAAGAAGAGAAATAAAAACAAGCCATTCTTTTTGTATCTGTCGCCACATGCTCCTCATGCCCCATCCTTGCCAGCACCACGTCATGCAAATCTGTTCAACAATATGACAGCTCCTAAGAATCCATCATATAACCCAGATGATGATGTTCAACAGCAGAAACCATCTTGGCTGAAGATACTTCCAAAGCTTGATCAAAACCAGATGGATCGGCTTGATGAATTCTACAGAAACAGGTTACGAGCCATGCTTGCAGTAGATGAAATGTTACAGAACATAACAGACACTCTTGAGAAAGAGGAAATCCTTGATAACACCTATATCTTTTATGCCAGTGATAATGGACAACATTTAGGTGATTACCGTTTGTCAGCTGGAAAAAGACAAGCATACGACACTGATGTGAGGGTTCCGTTTCTTGTACGAGGACCAGGTGTAATGGCAGGAGTGAAGAACAATCAGTTGTTACAAAATGTTGATTTTCTCCCTACCTGGGTGGAACTAGCTGGGATAAAAGGGCCTGAGGATGTTAAACAGCAAGATGGAAAGAGTATGGTACCATTGTTAACTGGTGATAACTCAGACGAAGAATTTAGGACAGCTGCTATAATTGAGATGTATGGTGGCTCTTCAGGCATGAATGCTCAAATGTATGGTAAATTCAAAGATTTCGAAGGTAGCAGATTCTGGAATAACACTTATGTTGCTATTCGTGTAACTGGTAGCATTCCTCAACTGTACAGTGGTAGCAACTATCTTTTTGCATTATGGTGTACTGGTGAGATGGAGCTATATAATGTTACCACAGATCCTTATGAACTCAAGAACACTGTTGGTCAGCTTACCACACAAGAGGTTATGGGCTTACAGGAACTTGTTGTTACACTGTCTAAGTGTGTTGGTTCAGAATGTTATGACATGAAGCAGATTCTTAATAATGTGATAATCAACTTGGAATATCGTATGAATATTGGATCATCAAGTAGTGCTCAGATTCCTTGCCATAACCCTAGTGACTTTCCTCCTGATTATTCCATGGACAATTTACTACGTTATATTGATGATGCCAGGTATTGTTATGAAGATATTGAAAAGTGTGAGAAAGAATTGTTTAGATATGGATTGCCATTTGCTGATGAAGATATTATTCCTGAACATGTTTTAGTTGCTTGGAAATCCCATGAAAACAGAAGACAATAA
- the LOC136238700 gene encoding N-acetylglucosamine-6-sulfatase-like → MYFSALLLLYLLSSIQAKPNIIFILTDDQDVTANSLDYMPHLNKIFREGGTEFTEFYVPTGLCCPSRATILRGQYCHNTEIWDNGDLNNNTFLSGGFKKLVTLDLEKSTVATLFKAGGYETMLCGKYINGYSDSHASHVPEGWDHWQGMTALNFFGPHVSVNGKLVKTSGKTYQTDYIRDQALEFLTEKRDKSKPFFLYLSPHAPHAPSTPAPRHAHLFNNMTAPKNPSYNPDDDVQQQKPSWLKILPKLNQNQLNNIDQFYRNRLRAMLAVDEMLQNITDTLDKEGILDNTYIFYTSDNGQHLGDYRLTAGKRQAYDTDVKVPFLVRGPGVAAGVKNNQLVQSVDFLPTWVELAGINGPNNAKQQDGKSIVPLMNATNAAEMFRAAAIIEMYGGSSGMSATYYSKFKDYKHGKFWNNTYVAIRVTGSIPQIFSGSNYLFAFWCTGEMELYNITTDPYEITNTAGKLTTQEVMGLQELVVTLSKCAGSECYDMKQILNKVMINLEYRMKIGPSSSAQIPCHNPHGLPSDDSNDDMLRYIDDSRYCYENIEKCEKELFRFGLPFSDEDIIPEHIMAAWKAYEQKH, encoded by the coding sequence ATGTATTTTTCCGCATTGCTACTTTTGTACCTTCTGTCCAGTATCCAAGCAAAACccaatattatttttattctAACGGATGATCAAGATGTGACAGCTAACTCGCTCGACTACATGCCACACCTCAACAAGATTTTTCGTGAGGGCGGCACCGAATTTACTGAATTCTATGTTCCCACTGGTCTTTGTTGCCCCAGTAGGGCGACCATCCTACGTGGACAATACTGCCATAACACAGAGATATGGGACAATGGGGACCTCAACAACAATACCTTTCTCAGTGGAGGATTTAAGAAGCTGGTCACGCTAGACTTGGAAAAATCTACAGTTGCTACATTGTTCAAAGCTGGAGGGTATGAGACTATGCTGTGTGGAAAATACATAAATGGTTATAGTGACTCTCATGCTTCTCACGTGCCAGAGGGATGGGACCACTGGCAGGGAATGACTGCTTTGAATTTCTTTGGTCCACATGTATCTGTTAATGGTAAATTAGTCAAGACATCAGGAAAAACCTACCAAACTGACTATATTAGAGATCAAGCACTAGAGTTTCTCACTGAAAAGAGGGATAAAAGCAAACCATTCTTCTTATACCTCTCGCCACATGCTCCTCATGCACCATCAACACCAGCACCACGTCATGCTCATCTATTTAACAACATGACAGCTCCTAAGAATCCATCATATAACCCAGATGATGATGTTCAACAGCAGAAACCATCATGGCTGAAAATACTTCCAAAACTGAATCAAAACCAGCTTAACAACATTGATCAGTTCTACAGAAACAGGTTACGAGCCATGCTTGCAGTTGATGAAATGTTACAGAATATAACGGACACTCTTGACAAGGAAGGAATCCTTGACAACACGTACATTTTTTATACCAGTGACAATGGACAACATTTAGGTGACTATCGTTTGACGGCTGGAAAGAGACAGGCATATGACACTGATGTGAAGGTTCCATTTCTTGTTCGAGGACCAGGTGTGGCTGCAGGAGTGAAGAACAACCAACTTGTACAAAGTGTTGACTTTCTCCCTACCTGGGTAGAGCTGGCTGGGATAAATGGACCCAACAATGCTAAACAGCAGGATGGAAAAAGTATAGTGCCTCTGATGAATGCTACAAATGCAGCTGAAATGTTTAGAGCTGCTGCTATTATTGAGATGTATGGTGGGTCTTCTGGCATGAGTGCTACGTACTATAGCAAATTCAAAGACTATAAACATGGTAAATTCTGGAATAACACTTATGTTGCTATTCGTGTAACTGGCAGCATCCCTCAGATCTTCAGTGGTAGCAACTATCTATTTGCATTTTGGTGTACTGGTGAGATGGAGCTATATAATATTACCACAGATCCTTATGAGATAACAAACACAGCTGGTAAGCTCACTACACAAGAAGTTATGGGCTTACAAGAACTTGTTGTTACACTGTCTAAGTGTGCTGGTTCAGAATGTTATGACATGAAGCAGATTCTTAATAAGGTGATGATCAACTTGGAATATCGTATGAAAATTGGACCATCAAGCAGTGCCCAAATACCATGCCATAATCCCCATGGTCTACCCTCTGATGACTCCAATGATGATATGCTACGATATATCGATGATTCCAGATATTGTTATGAAAATATCGAGAAGTGTGAAAAAGAATTGTTTAGATTTGGGTTGCCTTTTTCTGATGAAGATATTATCCCTGAGCATATAATGGCTGCTTGGAAAGCTTACGAGCAGAAACACTGA